A stretch of Amycolatopsis balhimycina FH 1894 DNA encodes these proteins:
- a CDS encoding ArsR/SmtB family transcription factor: METIALAEVAAVLADPSRATMCLVLLDGRAWTVGELAKAAGIALSTASEHVTRLADAGFVARAKQGRASYVRIADPRVAELIEHLAQHAVTSGAPPRAGGSATRSPRKTAGHRPATGLKSSLRVRRLGFARTCYDHLAGVLGVALRDGMLATGLVDAAAGLALTGRGREVLAGLGVPVAAGRRPLLRDCLDWTERRDHLAGALPAALLDRAVGAGWVARDGHRAVKVLPGAAQPFAALGVDLDALGRP; encoded by the coding sequence ATGGAGACGATCGCGCTGGCCGAGGTGGCCGCGGTGCTGGCCGACCCGAGCCGCGCCACCATGTGCCTCGTCCTGCTGGACGGGCGGGCCTGGACGGTCGGTGAGCTGGCGAAGGCGGCCGGGATCGCGCTTTCGACGGCCAGCGAGCACGTCACCCGGCTGGCCGACGCGGGGTTCGTCGCCCGGGCCAAGCAGGGCCGGGCCAGCTACGTCCGGATCGCCGATCCGCGCGTCGCCGAGCTGATCGAGCACCTCGCCCAGCACGCAGTGACGTCCGGGGCTCCGCCCCGGGCGGGGGGCTCCGCCACCCGGAGCCCCCGAAAAACTGCCGGGCACCGGCCGGCGACCGGGCTGAAGTCGTCGTTGCGCGTGCGGCGGCTCGGGTTCGCCCGGACGTGTTACGACCACCTCGCCGGTGTGCTCGGGGTCGCCCTCCGCGACGGCATGCTGGCCACCGGCCTGGTCGACGCGGCGGCGGGGCTGGCGCTGACCGGCCGCGGCCGCGAGGTGCTGGCGGGCCTGGGCGTGCCGGTCGCCGCCGGGCGGCGGCCGCTGCTGCGTGACTGTCTGGATTGGACGGAGCGCCGGGACCACCTCGCCGGGGCGCTGCCGGCGGCGCTGTTGGACCGCGCTGTCGGTGCCGGCTGGGTCGCCCGGGACGGGCACCGCGCGGTCAAGGTCCTGCCGGGCGCGGCACAGCCCTTCGCGGCACTCGGTGTCGATCTCGACGCGCTGGGTAGGCCTTAA
- the ileS gene encoding isoleucine--tRNA ligase translates to MYPQAQLGDGTGVPSQPSFPALEKQVLAYWETDRTFQATIDARPAGEHGDNEYVFYDGPPFANGLPHYGHLLTGYVKDLVPRYQTMKGHKVERRFGWDTHGLPAELEAMRQLGITETSEIEEMGIAKFNAASQESVLRYTDEWREYVTRQARWVDFDNDYKTLDVTYMESVLWAFKRLWDKGLVYEGYRVLPYCWRDATPLSNHELGMDADVYRNRQDPAVTVGFRLQDNGNELDGTYLLIWTTTPWTLPSNLATAVHPEVQYVVVESEGKRFLLAEARVAAYARELGEEPTVVAHYTGAQLLGTRYAPPFPYFTGTENAHQVLAADYVTTDDGTGIVHIAPAYGEDDKAVTDAAGITPVTPVDAHGKFDATVPDYEGQQVFDANPNIVRDLKNGTGSAARQGSVLLRHETYDHSYPHCWRCRNPLIYRAVSSWFVAVTQFKDRMVELNQQITWYPENVKDGQFGKWLENARDWSVSRNRYWGTPIPVWQSDDPAYPRTDVYGSLDELEADFGVRLDNLHRPYIDELTRPNPDDPTGQSTMRRVPDVLDVWFDSGSMPYAQVHYPFENADWFEHHYPSDFIVEYIGQTRGWFYLLHVLATALFDRPAFRACVAHGIVLGSDGAKMSKSLRNYPDVNEVFERDGSDAMRWYLMASPILRGGNLVVTDKGIRDAVRQAVLPLWNSYYFLALYANAEGVDGKWRTDSPNVLDRYVLAKTHELVTDVEYAMDSYDVAGACQTVRDFLEVLTNWYVRRSRDRFWAGDQDAIDTLHTVLEVTSRVAAPLLPLTTEVVWRGLTGGRSVHLTDWPNANDLPADAALVTAMDRVRQVASSALSLRKANKLRVRLPLSSLVVAAGDAETLGAFADILRDEVNVKAVELTTDVAAHGGFEVAVNARAAGPRLGKDVQTVIRAVKAGDWSLQGGAVVAAGIALREGEFERRLVAKGGGAAAELPGGSGLVLIDTDVTPELAAEGLVRDLVRVVQQARRDAGLDVADRIALTVDAPSDVVEAAKRHEEFLASETLATSVTYGPVAEGFAGTVGDGTKVTIRVAKA, encoded by the coding sequence ATGTACCCCCAAGCCCAGCTCGGCGACGGCACAGGAGTCCCGTCGCAGCCGTCCTTCCCCGCACTGGAGAAGCAGGTCCTCGCCTACTGGGAGACGGACCGGACGTTCCAGGCGACCATCGACGCGCGCCCGGCCGGTGAGCACGGCGACAACGAGTACGTCTTCTACGACGGCCCGCCCTTCGCCAACGGCCTGCCGCACTACGGCCACCTCCTCACCGGGTACGTCAAGGACCTGGTGCCCCGCTACCAGACGATGAAGGGCCACAAGGTCGAGCGCCGGTTCGGCTGGGACACCCACGGCCTGCCCGCCGAGCTCGAAGCCATGCGCCAGCTCGGCATCACCGAGACGTCCGAGATCGAAGAGATGGGCATCGCGAAGTTCAACGCGGCTTCGCAGGAGTCCGTCCTCCGCTACACCGACGAGTGGCGCGAGTACGTCACCCGCCAGGCGCGCTGGGTCGACTTCGACAACGACTACAAGACCCTCGACGTCACCTACATGGAGTCGGTGCTCTGGGCGTTCAAACGCTTGTGGGACAAGGGACTCGTCTACGAGGGCTACCGCGTCCTGCCGTACTGCTGGCGCGACGCGACGCCGCTGTCCAACCACGAGCTGGGCATGGACGCCGACGTCTACCGCAACCGCCAGGACCCGGCCGTCACGGTCGGCTTCCGGTTGCAGGACAACGGGAACGAGCTCGACGGCACCTACCTGCTGATCTGGACGACGACGCCGTGGACGCTGCCGTCGAACCTCGCCACGGCCGTGCATCCCGAGGTGCAGTACGTCGTCGTGGAGAGCGAAGGCAAGCGGTTCCTGCTCGCCGAAGCGCGCGTCGCCGCGTACGCGCGTGAACTCGGCGAAGAGCCGACGGTCGTCGCGCACTACACCGGCGCGCAGCTGCTCGGAACCCGTTACGCGCCACCGTTCCCGTACTTCACCGGCACCGAGAACGCGCACCAGGTCCTCGCCGCCGACTACGTCACCACCGACGACGGCACCGGGATCGTCCACATCGCACCCGCCTACGGTGAAGACGACAAGGCTGTCACCGACGCGGCCGGGATCACGCCGGTCACGCCGGTCGACGCGCACGGCAAGTTCGACGCGACCGTGCCCGACTACGAGGGCCAGCAGGTCTTCGACGCCAACCCGAACATCGTCCGGGATCTCAAGAACGGCACGGGTTCGGCCGCGCGGCAGGGTTCCGTGCTGCTGCGGCACGAGACCTACGACCACTCCTACCCGCACTGCTGGCGCTGCCGGAACCCGCTGATCTACCGCGCGGTCTCGTCGTGGTTCGTCGCGGTGACGCAGTTCAAGGACCGGATGGTCGAGCTGAACCAGCAGATCACCTGGTACCCGGAGAACGTCAAGGACGGCCAGTTCGGGAAGTGGCTGGAGAACGCGCGCGACTGGTCGGTCTCGCGCAACCGCTACTGGGGCACGCCGATCCCGGTGTGGCAGTCCGACGACCCGGCGTACCCGCGCACCGACGTCTACGGCTCGCTCGACGAGCTGGAGGCCGACTTCGGCGTGCGGCTGGACAACCTGCACCGGCCCTACATCGACGAGCTGACCCGGCCGAACCCGGACGACCCGACCGGGCAGTCGACCATGCGCCGCGTCCCGGACGTCCTAGACGTCTGGTTCGACTCGGGTTCGATGCCGTACGCCCAGGTGCACTACCCGTTCGAGAACGCCGACTGGTTCGAGCACCACTACCCGAGCGACTTCATCGTCGAGTACATCGGGCAGACCCGCGGCTGGTTCTACCTGCTGCACGTGCTCGCCACGGCGCTGTTCGACCGGCCGGCGTTCCGCGCCTGCGTCGCGCACGGCATCGTGCTGGGCTCGGACGGCGCGAAGATGTCGAAGTCGCTGCGCAACTACCCGGACGTCAACGAGGTCTTCGAGCGCGACGGCTCCGACGCCATGCGCTGGTACCTGATGGCGAGCCCGATCCTGCGCGGCGGCAACCTCGTCGTCACCGACAAGGGCATCCGCGACGCCGTCCGCCAGGCCGTGCTGCCGCTGTGGAACTCGTACTACTTCCTCGCGCTGTACGCGAACGCGGAAGGCGTCGACGGCAAGTGGCGCACGGACTCGCCGAACGTGCTGGACCGGTACGTCCTGGCGAAGACGCACGAGCTGGTCACCGACGTCGAGTACGCGATGGACAGCTACGACGTCGCGGGCGCGTGCCAGACCGTCCGTGACTTCCTCGAGGTCCTGACGAACTGGTACGTGCGCCGCTCGCGGGACCGCTTCTGGGCCGGCGACCAGGACGCGATCGACACGCTGCACACCGTGCTCGAGGTGACGTCGCGGGTCGCGGCGCCGCTGCTGCCGCTGACCACCGAGGTCGTCTGGCGCGGGCTCACCGGCGGCCGTTCGGTGCACCTGACCGACTGGCCGAACGCGAACGACCTGCCCGCGGACGCGGCGCTGGTCACCGCGATGGACCGGGTGCGGCAGGTCGCGTCGTCGGCGCTGTCGCTGCGGAAGGCGAACAAGCTGCGCGTGCGGCTGCCGCTGTCGTCGCTGGTCGTGGCGGCCGGCGACGCCGAGACGCTGGGCGCCTTCGCCGACATCCTGCGCGACGAGGTGAACGTCAAGGCGGTCGAGCTGACCACCGACGTCGCCGCGCACGGCGGGTTCGAGGTGGCGGTCAACGCCCGTGCCGCCGGTCCGCGCCTGGGCAAGGACGTCCAGACGGTGATCAGGGCCGTCAAGGCCGGGGACTGGTCGCTCCAGGGCGGGGCCGTCGTCGCGGCCGGGATCGCGCTGCGGGAGGGCGAGTTCGAGCGGCGCCTGGTCGCCAAGGGCGGCGGCGCGGCGGCGGAACTGCCCGGCGGGTCCGGGCTGGTCCTGATCGACACCGACGTGACGCCGGAGCTGGCGGCCGAGGGCCTGGTCCGCGACCTGGTCCGGGTCGTGCAGCAGGCTCGCCGTGACGCCGGGCTGGACGTCGCCGACCGCATCGCGCTCACGGTCGACGCGCCTTCCGACGTCGTCGAAGCGGCGAAGCGGCACGAAGAGTTCCTGGCTTCGGAGACGCTGGCGACGTCGGTGACCTACGGCCCGGTCGCCGAGGGCTTCGCCGGCACGGTCGGCGACGGCACGAAGGTGACCATCAGGGTCGCGAAGGCCTGA
- a CDS encoding potassium/proton antiporter: MDQLPVLLGVGGVVLLASVLAVRVSIRLGLPSLLLYLAIGVVLGEAGFGVRFDNPGLTQSLGLAALVMILAEGGLTTRWSAVKPALGSGIALSTVAVVVSIAVTGAALHWLLGLDWRLALLWGAVLASTDAAAVFSVLRTAGIGKRLTGALELESGINDAPAYIAVVVLAEGSTVDWTLPLLAVYELTTGLVIGLAFGWLGGFALRRAALPATGLYPLATVAVCVVAYSSGQLLHASGLLATYVAALVLGNSRLPHRSDTLSFAEGLGWLAQIGLFVLLGLFASPGRLLDAIVPGLVAAAVVLLLARPISVVLAMLPFRLPWREQAFLSWAGLRGAVPIVLAMIPLSEGLPGAQRLVDAVFVLVIVLTLLQGATLGPLARKLGLAKKSEAHEIEVDSAPLDELGAELLQVRIQPGSKMHGVYLSELRLPIGATVSLVVRDGTGFTPQKTSRLQENDQLLVVTTSDVRDAAERRLRAVDRAGRLARWKGESGR, encoded by the coding sequence ATGGACCAGCTCCCCGTGTTGCTCGGCGTCGGCGGCGTCGTGCTGCTGGCCTCCGTGCTCGCCGTGCGCGTGTCGATCCGGCTCGGCCTGCCTTCGCTGCTGCTCTACCTCGCGATCGGCGTCGTGCTGGGCGAAGCCGGCTTCGGAGTCCGGTTCGACAACCCGGGCCTGACCCAGTCGCTCGGCCTCGCCGCCCTCGTCATGATCCTCGCCGAAGGCGGGCTGACCACGCGCTGGTCGGCGGTGAAACCCGCGCTGGGCAGCGGGATCGCACTGTCCACAGTGGCTGTCGTGGTGAGCATCGCGGTCACCGGCGCGGCCCTGCACTGGCTGCTCGGCCTCGACTGGCGGCTGGCCCTGCTGTGGGGCGCGGTGCTCGCCTCCACCGACGCGGCCGCGGTGTTTTCGGTGCTGCGCACGGCGGGGATCGGCAAACGGCTCACCGGGGCGCTCGAGCTCGAGTCGGGCATCAACGACGCGCCGGCCTACATCGCCGTCGTGGTGCTGGCCGAGGGCTCCACTGTGGACTGGACGTTGCCGCTGCTGGCGGTCTACGAGCTGACGACGGGCCTGGTGATCGGGCTCGCGTTCGGCTGGCTCGGCGGGTTCGCGCTGCGCCGGGCCGCGCTGCCGGCCACCGGCCTCTACCCGCTCGCGACGGTCGCGGTGTGCGTCGTGGCCTACTCGTCCGGGCAGCTGCTGCACGCGTCCGGGCTGCTCGCCACCTATGTCGCCGCGCTGGTGCTCGGCAACTCGCGGCTGCCGCACCGGTCGGACACGCTGTCGTTCGCCGAGGGGCTGGGCTGGCTGGCGCAGATCGGGCTGTTCGTCCTGCTCGGCCTGTTCGCCTCGCCGGGCCGGCTGCTCGACGCGATCGTGCCGGGCCTGGTCGCGGCCGCCGTCGTGCTGCTGCTGGCGCGGCCGATCTCCGTCGTGCTGGCGATGCTGCCGTTCCGGCTGCCGTGGCGGGAGCAGGCGTTCCTGTCGTGGGCCGGGCTGCGCGGCGCGGTGCCGATCGTGCTCGCCATGATCCCGTTGTCGGAGGGCCTGCCGGGCGCGCAGCGGCTGGTCGACGCGGTGTTCGTGCTGGTCATCGTGCTGACGCTGCTGCAGGGGGCGACGCTCGGGCCGCTCGCGCGCAAGCTCGGGCTGGCCAAGAAGTCCGAGGCGCACGAGATCGAGGTCGACTCCGCGCCGCTGGACGAGCTGGGGGCCGAGCTGCTGCAGGTCCGGATCCAGCCCGGCTCGAAGATGCACGGCGTGTACCTGTCCGAGCTGCGGCTGCCGATCGGGGCGACGGTCAGCCTGGTCGTGCGGGACGGCACGGGTTTCACGCCGCAGAAGACCAGCCGGCTGCAGGAGAACGACCAGCTGCTGGTCGTCACGACGAGTGACGTCCGCGACGCCGCCGAACGCCGGCTCCGCGCCGTCGACCGGGCCGGGCGCCTGGCCCGCTGGAAGGGCGAGTCCGGCCGCTGA
- a CDS encoding penicillin-binding transpeptidase domain-containing protein, translating to MRPAKRRGILIGGALLVVVVVAAAFFLLNSGSSKPEAATGATAVESPGALDPNSAITEYLQDLSENNPDAASRLTDDAAAAATALRSTRNALNPSSVKAKLTVLQPTPAGAKQTGGTFNLSWALKPGKTWTYDVPFQLAQAGGKWLVHWAPSLLHPKLEAGQRLMIGTAVQDPTAVTDRDGKPLLVSEPGGVRPVDGNPAPLLRSALTGQVTAAKGGGLTVERVDAADKSVETLFGKASDGAKPLVSSLSLAAQNAAQAVVDGYQGSAMLVALDTASGDILAVAQNAAAGDALKALNGLYEPGSAFKIATSVAAVQQSGLNAGSPVDCPGVATIGTRTVKNEGFELGATTLQTAFARSCNTTFGQLALGLPADGLKKAADELGLNADYEIPGLSTELGQVEPAASKDEQVEDGFGQGRIQISALGGAVMAATVASGKAITPKLWHDIETTVVKGYSPPPSSVLGEVRKMMRAVVTSGTARGAAGAGNVFGKTGTAQFGDGSAATGWFVGYRDHIAFAVVLEKSNDSGPAVSLATKFLKAL from the coding sequence ATGAGACCGGCCAAAAGACGGGGCATCCTGATCGGCGGCGCGCTGCTGGTCGTCGTGGTCGTGGCGGCGGCGTTCTTCCTGCTGAACAGCGGGAGTTCGAAGCCCGAAGCGGCCACCGGGGCGACGGCGGTGGAGAGTCCCGGCGCGCTCGACCCGAACTCGGCGATCACCGAGTACCTGCAGGACCTGTCCGAGAACAACCCCGACGCGGCGAGCAGGCTGACCGACGACGCCGCGGCGGCCGCAACGGCCCTGCGCAGCACGCGGAACGCGCTGAACCCGTCGTCGGTGAAGGCCAAGCTGACCGTCCTGCAGCCGACCCCGGCCGGGGCGAAGCAGACCGGCGGGACGTTCAACCTGTCCTGGGCGTTGAAGCCGGGCAAGACGTGGACGTACGACGTGCCGTTCCAGCTCGCCCAGGCGGGCGGCAAGTGGCTGGTGCACTGGGCGCCGTCGCTGCTGCACCCGAAACTGGAGGCGGGGCAGCGGCTGATGATCGGCACGGCCGTGCAGGACCCCACCGCGGTCACCGACCGTGACGGCAAGCCGCTGCTCGTGAGTGAGCCGGGCGGCGTGCGGCCGGTGGACGGCAACCCGGCGCCGCTGCTGCGTTCGGCCCTCACCGGGCAGGTCACGGCCGCGAAAGGCGGGGGCTTGACCGTCGAGCGGGTCGACGCCGCCGACAAGAGCGTCGAGACGCTGTTCGGCAAGGCGTCGGACGGGGCGAAGCCGCTCGTGTCGAGCCTGAGCCTGGCCGCGCAGAACGCCGCCCAGGCCGTGGTGGACGGCTACCAGGGGTCGGCGATGCTCGTCGCCCTCGACACGGCGTCGGGCGACATCCTCGCCGTGGCGCAGAACGCCGCCGCCGGGGACGCGCTGAAGGCGCTCAACGGCCTGTACGAGCCCGGTTCGGCGTTCAAGATCGCCACTTCGGTCGCCGCCGTCCAGCAGAGCGGCTTGAACGCGGGCTCTCCGGTCGACTGTCCCGGCGTCGCGACGATCGGCACGCGGACGGTCAAGAACGAGGGGTTCGAGCTGGGCGCGACGACGCTGCAGACGGCGTTCGCGAGGTCCTGCAACACCACGTTCGGGCAGCTCGCGCTCGGCCTGCCCGCGGACGGGCTGAAGAAGGCGGCCGACGAACTGGGCCTGAACGCCGACTACGAGATCCCCGGGCTGTCCACCGAGCTGGGGCAGGTCGAGCCCGCGGCGAGCAAGGACGAGCAGGTCGAGGACGGGTTCGGCCAGGGCCGGATCCAGATCAGCGCGCTCGGTGGCGCCGTCATGGCCGCCACCGTCGCGTCCGGCAAGGCGATCACGCCGAAGCTGTGGCACGACATCGAGACCACGGTCGTCAAGGGCTACTCGCCGCCGCCGTCCTCGGTGCTCGGCGAGGTGCGGAAGATGATGCGCGCGGTGGTCACGAGCGGGACCGCCCGCGGTGCCGCGGGCGCGGGGAACGTCTTCGGCAAGACCGGCACCGCCCAGTTCGGCGACGGTTCGGCCGCCACGGGCTGGTTCGTCGGCTACCGCGACCACATCGCGTTCGCCGTGGTCCTGGAGAAGTCGAACGACTCCGGCCCCGCGGTCAGCCTGGCAACCAAGTTCCTCAAGGCCCTCTGA